A region of the Halosolutus amylolyticus genome:
CTACACGTCGTCGGCGTTCATCCGCGAGGCCATGCCCTACGGCGCACCGCATACGTTGACTGACTGGCGTGACGTCCAGGACATTGCCGGGTTCATGAACGGCCACGATCGCCCCGAGTTCGTGGGCAAGGAAGACGACTTCCCGACGACGGGTCCACCGGAGGAGGGAGTCTACTACGAACGGACGCAGGAGGATCTCGGCTACGATATGAACCCGATGCAGAAGAAGCTCGAGTTAGCTGGGATTCCCACGGGAACCGAATCGCTCAGCGAGGACGATATCCCGGACGACGTCGATCGGTACGACCAGCCGCTCCGGGAGGAGTCGCTCAACGAGACGGACAACTGAACGAAGCCGTCATACGGTCTGCTGGCACCGTGTCCCGGCGCACCCGCAGGTGGGTCGCAGGTGTGCCGGAACTGGCTGACAGGAATCCGTATCACTCGTTGCGGATCCATCACGTTCTTTATGCTCATCTCGAAACGTAGAGTCGACAATGGTCGAGACGCCGGGGTTAGTTGCAGTTTTTGTCGCAGGAGTACTCACTGCGCTCACACCGTGTTGTCTCCCGATGATCCCCCCGTTGCTCGCGGGAAGCACCGGACACCGGTTTCGGCCGCTCGCGATCGTTGCCGGGAGTATCGTGTCGTTTACCGTGCTCGGAATTGCCACGGCGCTGGTCGGTTCGCTGACGCCCGATTCGTTTCGGCTGCCGTTCGTGGCGATGATTATCGTCTTCGGTGCGGTGATGGCCGATGACGATCTCCACACCGCGTACACGACGTACGCATCGCGAGTTACCGGCCCGGTAACGCGGTTTACGACCGCTATCGAAACGTCTCATCACCCACTCGTCGGCGGCTTCGTGCTCGGACTGTTTCTCGGCGTCATCTGGTTGCCGTGTGTGGGGCCCGTACTCGGGAGCGTGCTTGCGTTCGTCGGTGCGTCCGGAGAGACGACACAGAGTGCAACGCTGCTTTTCACGTACGGAGTCGGCTTCT
Encoded here:
- a CDS encoding cytochrome c biogenesis CcdA family protein is translated as MVETPGLVAVFVAGVLTALTPCCLPMIPPLLAGSTGHRFRPLAIVAGSIVSFTVLGIATALVGSLTPDSFRLPFVAMIIVFGAVMADDDLHTAYTTYASRVTGPVTRFTTAIETSHHPLVGGFVLGLFLGVIWLPCVGPVLGSVLAFVGASGETTQSATLLFTYGVGFSGPLLVVAYGGKRAGNVLTDRVRSLDQPALARRLSGYALVVTGVGLLFELDKALLAALVQ